The Papaver somniferum cultivar HN1 chromosome 3, ASM357369v1, whole genome shotgun sequence genome includes a region encoding these proteins:
- the LOC113359936 gene encoding zinc finger protein 1-like, whose product MEERRKMDRKFFSLQALGGHQNAHKRERTVESRDRLQRISAAAASFGCAKMRNHQHVLSTSVASLSLHHAHAGCLSNNRLLNVQAHSAFNNPTSSLRSNSSRYNLYGQRHQERPSSSRLPVNDHQPAILQLPTFVHGSAQQHNNGLLGRSFQLQGTGAGLKGNNSSNQGDATNNDLALKL is encoded by the exons ATGGAAGAGCGACGGAAAATGGACAG GAAGTTTTTTAGCTTGCAAGCATTAGGAGGACATCAAAACGCACACAAACGTGAGCGTACTGTAGAGAGTAGAGATCGACTTCAAAGAATTTCTGCCGCGGCAGCTTCTTTCGGTTGTGCTAAAATGAGGAACCACCAACACGTACTCTCAACTAGCGTTGCTTCTTTATCTCTTCATCATGCTCATGCTGGTTGTCTCAGTAATAATAGATTATTAAATGTTCAAGCTCATTCTGCATTTAACAATCCCACATCATCGTTGCGGTCTAATTCGTCTCGTTATAATCTATATGGACAACGTCATCAAGAGCGgccatcatcatcaagattacCCGTAAATGATCATCAACCAGCAATCCTTCAGTTACCCACTTTTGTACATGGGTCAGCGCAACAGCATAACAATGGGTTACTTGGTCGCAGTTTTCAGTTGCAAGGTACTGGTGCTGGTTTGAAGGGTAATAATAGTTCAAATCAAGGAGACGCGACAAACAATGATTTGGCCCTTAAGCTCTAA